One genomic window of Conger conger chromosome 9, fConCon1.1, whole genome shotgun sequence includes the following:
- the evx1 gene encoding homeobox even-skipped homolog protein 1 isoform X3 produces MENRNVRILVEGGQLGTLVGKIGANLSEAVGSPAQEPQDRMLHRHCGSPRLVALSRERADEEADARNGDISLGGVPSAAGKAHSELRNKEHSSSDTESDFYEEIDVSCTPDSMEYPNGKGEKDSPGRGGEIGPDSGKMSAMQASLSYGADQMRRYRTAFTREQIARLEKEFYRENYVSRPRRCELAAALNLPETTIKVWFQNRRMKDKRQRLALTWPHPADPAFYSYMMSHAAAAGSLPYPFPSHLPLPYYPPLGLGGASAPAPPFSAPLRPLDTFRVLSHPYPRPELLCAFRPSLYPSAPHGPCSCLACQGGSAHRAPPSDFSGPPSSRTDAFLTFAPAAGLSKPPAVSLDQREEVPLTR; encoded by the exons ATGGAGAACAGGAACGTGCGGATCCTCGTAGAGGGAGGTCAGCTCGGCACGCTGGTTGGCAAGATCGGCGCCAATTTGTCAGAAGCAGTCGGGAGCCCGGCTCAGGAACCACAGGACAGGATGCTCCACAGACACTGCGGTAGCCCCAGGCTGGTCGCTCTGTCGCGGGAGAGAGCGGACGAGGAGGCGGACGCCCGGAACGGCGATATCAGCCTGGGAGGAGTCCCCTCCGCTGCGGGGAAAGCTCACTCAGAACTCCGCAACAAGGAGCACAGCAGCTCCGACACGGAGTCCGATTTCTACGAGGAAATTGATGTCAGCTGCACGCCAGACAGCATGGAGTACCCCAACGGGAAGGGTGAGAAAGAC TCGCCGGGCCGCGGCGGTGAAATCGGGCCGGACTCGGGGAAGATGAGCGCGATGCAAGCTTCGCTGTCCTACGGCGCGGACCAGATGCGCCGGTACCGGACGGCTTTCACGCGGGAACAAATCGCCCGGTTGGAGAAAGAGTTCTACCGGGAGAACTACGTCTCCAGGCCCCGGAGATGCGAGCTTGCGGCCGCTCTAAATCTACCGGAAACAACAATAAAG gtgtgGTTCCAGAACCGGCGGATGAAGGACAAGCGGCAGCGCCTGGCTCTGACGTGGCCGCACCCCGCTGACCCCGCCTTCTACAGCTACATGATGAGCCACGCAGCCGCGGCGGGAAGCCTGCCCTACCCCTTCCCCTCGCACCTGCCCCTGCCCTACTACCCCCCGCTGGGCCTGGGGGGCGCCtctgcccccgccccgcccttcAGTGCCCCCCTCCGGCCCCTCGACACCTTCCGGGTGCTGTCCCACCCCTACCCCCGGCCTGAGCTGCTCTGCGCATTCCGCCCCTCGCTCTACCCGTCTGCGCCCCACGGGCCCTGCTCCTGCCTGGCCTGCCAGGGGGGCTCTGCGCACCGCGCCCCCCCCTCCGACTTCAGCGGGCCCCCCTCCAGCAGGACTGACGCCTTCCTGACCTTTGCGCCCGCAGCCGGGCTCAGCAAGCCCCCCGCCGTCTCCCTCGACCAGCGAGAGGAAGTGCCGCTAACCAGATAA
- the evx1 gene encoding homeobox even-skipped homolog protein 1 isoform X2, translated as MENRNVRILVEGGQLGTLVGKIGANLSEAVGSPAQEPQDRMLHRHCGSPRLVALSRERADEEADARNGDISLGGVPSAAGKAHSELRNKEHSSSDTESDFYEEIDVSCTPDSMEYPNGKGEKDDSPGRGGEIGPDSGKMSAMQASLSYGADQMRRYRTAFTREQIARLEKEFYRENYVSRPRRCELAAALNLPETTIKVWFQNRRMKDKRQRLALTWPHPADPAFYSYMMSHAAAAGSLPYPFPSHLPLPYYPPLGLGGASAPAPPFSAPLRPLDTFRVLSHPYPRPELLCAFRPSLYPSAPHGPCSCLACQGGSAHRAPPSDFSGPPSSRTDAFLTFAPAAGLSKPPAVSLDQREEVPLTR; from the exons ATGGAGAACAGGAACGTGCGGATCCTCGTAGAGGGAGGTCAGCTCGGCACGCTGGTTGGCAAGATCGGCGCCAATTTGTCAGAAGCAGTCGGGAGCCCGGCTCAGGAACCACAGGACAGGATGCTCCACAGACACTGCGGTAGCCCCAGGCTGGTCGCTCTGTCGCGGGAGAGAGCGGACGAGGAGGCGGACGCCCGGAACGGCGATATCAGCCTGGGAGGAGTCCCCTCCGCTGCGGGGAAAGCTCACTCAGAACTCCGCAACAAGGAGCACAGCAGCTCCGACACGGAGTCCGATTTCTACGAGGAAATTGATGTCAGCTGCACGCCAGACAGCATGGAGTACCCCAACGGGAAGGGTGAGAAAGA TGACTCGCCGGGCCGCGGCGGTGAAATCGGGCCGGACTCGGGGAAGATGAGCGCGATGCAAGCTTCGCTGTCCTACGGCGCGGACCAGATGCGCCGGTACCGGACGGCTTTCACGCGGGAACAAATCGCCCGGTTGGAGAAAGAGTTCTACCGGGAGAACTACGTCTCCAGGCCCCGGAGATGCGAGCTTGCGGCCGCTCTAAATCTACCGGAAACAACAATAAAG gtgtgGTTCCAGAACCGGCGGATGAAGGACAAGCGGCAGCGCCTGGCTCTGACGTGGCCGCACCCCGCTGACCCCGCCTTCTACAGCTACATGATGAGCCACGCAGCCGCGGCGGGAAGCCTGCCCTACCCCTTCCCCTCGCACCTGCCCCTGCCCTACTACCCCCCGCTGGGCCTGGGGGGCGCCtctgcccccgccccgcccttcAGTGCCCCCCTCCGGCCCCTCGACACCTTCCGGGTGCTGTCCCACCCCTACCCCCGGCCTGAGCTGCTCTGCGCATTCCGCCCCTCGCTCTACCCGTCTGCGCCCCACGGGCCCTGCTCCTGCCTGGCCTGCCAGGGGGGCTCTGCGCACCGCGCCCCCCCCTCCGACTTCAGCGGGCCCCCCTCCAGCAGGACTGACGCCTTCCTGACCTTTGCGCCCGCAGCCGGGCTCAGCAAGCCCCCCGCCGTCTCCCTCGACCAGCGAGAGGAAGTGCCGCTAACCAGATAA
- the evx1 gene encoding homeobox even-skipped homolog protein 1 isoform X1, with protein sequence MENRNVRILVEGGQLGTLVGKIGANLSEAVGSPAQEPQDRMLHRHCGSPRLVALSRERADEEADARNGDISLGGVPSAAGKAHSELRNKEHSSSDTESDFYEEIDVSCTPDSMEYPNGKGRGGDSPGRGGDSPGRGGEIGPDSGKMSAMQASLSYGADQMRRYRTAFTREQIARLEKEFYRENYVSRPRRCELAAALNLPETTIKVWFQNRRMKDKRQRLALTWPHPADPAFYSYMMSHAAAAGSLPYPFPSHLPLPYYPPLGLGGASAPAPPFSAPLRPLDTFRVLSHPYPRPELLCAFRPSLYPSAPHGPCSCLACQGGSAHRAPPSDFSGPPSSRTDAFLTFAPAAGLSKPPAVSLDQREEVPLTR encoded by the exons ATGGAGAACAGGAACGTGCGGATCCTCGTAGAGGGAGGTCAGCTCGGCACGCTGGTTGGCAAGATCGGCGCCAATTTGTCAGAAGCAGTCGGGAGCCCGGCTCAGGAACCACAGGACAGGATGCTCCACAGACACTGCGGTAGCCCCAGGCTGGTCGCTCTGTCGCGGGAGAGAGCGGACGAGGAGGCGGACGCCCGGAACGGCGATATCAGCCTGGGAGGAGTCCCCTCCGCTGCGGGGAAAGCTCACTCAGAACTCCGCAACAAGGAGCACAGCAGCTCCGACACGGAGTCCGATTTCTACGAGGAAATTGATGTCAGCTGCACGCCAGACAGCATGGAGTACCCCAACGGGAAGG GCCGCGGTGGTGACTCTCCGGGCCGCGGTGGTGACTCGCCGGGCCGCGGCGGTGAAATCGGGCCGGACTCGGGGAAGATGAGCGCGATGCAAGCTTCGCTGTCCTACGGCGCGGACCAGATGCGCCGGTACCGGACGGCTTTCACGCGGGAACAAATCGCCCGGTTGGAGAAAGAGTTCTACCGGGAGAACTACGTCTCCAGGCCCCGGAGATGCGAGCTTGCGGCCGCTCTAAATCTACCGGAAACAACAATAAAG gtgtgGTTCCAGAACCGGCGGATGAAGGACAAGCGGCAGCGCCTGGCTCTGACGTGGCCGCACCCCGCTGACCCCGCCTTCTACAGCTACATGATGAGCCACGCAGCCGCGGCGGGAAGCCTGCCCTACCCCTTCCCCTCGCACCTGCCCCTGCCCTACTACCCCCCGCTGGGCCTGGGGGGCGCCtctgcccccgccccgcccttcAGTGCCCCCCTCCGGCCCCTCGACACCTTCCGGGTGCTGTCCCACCCCTACCCCCGGCCTGAGCTGCTCTGCGCATTCCGCCCCTCGCTCTACCCGTCTGCGCCCCACGGGCCCTGCTCCTGCCTGGCCTGCCAGGGGGGCTCTGCGCACCGCGCCCCCCCCTCCGACTTCAGCGGGCCCCCCTCCAGCAGGACTGACGCCTTCCTGACCTTTGCGCCCGCAGCCGGGCTCAGCAAGCCCCCCGCCGTCTCCCTCGACCAGCGAGAGGAAGTGCCGCTAACCAGATAA